Proteins from one Hydrogenophaga sp. SL48 genomic window:
- a CDS encoding tRNA threonylcarbamoyladenosine dehydratase, whose protein sequence is MSVEFERRFGGLRRLYGVSGAQAIFDAHVVVVGIGGVGSWAVEALARSGVRRLTLIDMDHVSESNINRQIHALEPTLGQSKAEAMRERIALFHPDCQVSVIDDFVTADNWPALLPASEGMPSALIDACDQVRAKTSLAAWAQRQQVPFVTVGAAGGKRFAQAVQVEDLSDVTHDPLLAQLRYRLRKEHGASRSGRMDTACVFSREAVAPPDESCEIESGDGSLNCHGYGSVVSVTATFGLCAAGWVMNALANSGKAFASTSNHTKRTL, encoded by the coding sequence ATGAGTGTTGAATTCGAGCGCCGCTTTGGTGGGTTGCGGCGCCTCTACGGTGTGTCCGGCGCACAGGCCATCTTTGATGCTCATGTGGTCGTCGTCGGTATCGGTGGCGTCGGTTCCTGGGCGGTTGAAGCGCTGGCGCGCAGTGGCGTGCGACGCCTCACGCTGATCGACATGGACCATGTGTCCGAATCCAACATCAACCGCCAGATACACGCGCTGGAGCCCACGCTGGGTCAGTCCAAGGCCGAGGCCATGCGCGAGCGCATCGCGCTGTTTCACCCGGATTGCCAGGTGAGTGTGATCGACGATTTTGTCACCGCAGACAACTGGCCGGCGCTGCTGCCGGCCAGCGAAGGCATGCCCTCCGCATTGATCGACGCTTGCGACCAGGTGCGCGCAAAGACCTCACTGGCCGCTTGGGCACAGCGCCAGCAGGTGCCGTTTGTCACGGTCGGTGCGGCGGGTGGCAAACGTTTCGCGCAGGCCGTGCAGGTGGAGGATCTGTCCGATGTCACCCACGACCCTTTGCTGGCCCAGCTTCGCTACCGTTTGCGCAAAGAGCATGGCGCCTCCAGAAGCGGGCGGATGGACACAGCATGCGTGTTCAGCCGCGAAGCGGTGGCACCACCGGATGAATCCTGTGAAATTGAATCGGGTGACGGATCACTGAATTGCCATGGATACGGCTCCGTCGTGAGTGTCACGGCCACCTTTGGACTGTGTGCCGCAGGGTGGGTGATGAACGCTCTGGCAAATTCTGGAAAAGCTTTTGCTTCCACCTCAAATCACACAAAAAGGACGCTATAA
- a CDS encoding YeeE/YedE family protein: protein MDIADFQQLQTLVLWAAFAASLLFGFIAQRTQFCTMGAVSDIVNMGSWTRMRMWGMAVGVASIGFYGMGWLGWIDTGKTIYASGRIVWLSAILGGLLFGFGMVLASGCGSKTLVRIGTGSLKSLVVFFVMGFAAFATLRGVLAVLRVNTVDLVAFDIASGGTLPMWLTQFTGMAPTTTGLLAALLIGGALVVWALASADFRSANSLLGGLGLGSVIALMWWISGHLGFVAEHPETLDAVYLATNSGRMESLTFTAPMAYTLDWLIHFSDTSKVLTLGVVSVAGVVVGAFIEALMSRSFRWEGFRNTQDTALHLVGATCMGVGGVTALGCTIGQGLSGLSTLSLTSAIAVVGIMAGAWLGFRFQIWLLERE, encoded by the coding sequence ATGGACATCGCTGACTTTCAACAACTGCAAACGCTTGTGTTGTGGGCCGCTTTCGCGGCCTCACTGCTTTTTGGATTCATTGCACAACGCACGCAGTTCTGCACGATGGGCGCGGTCAGCGACATCGTCAACATGGGCTCGTGGACCCGCATGCGCATGTGGGGGATGGCGGTCGGCGTGGCGTCGATCGGGTTCTACGGAATGGGCTGGCTCGGGTGGATCGACACCGGGAAGACCATTTACGCCTCTGGCCGTATCGTCTGGCTCTCGGCCATCTTGGGTGGATTGCTGTTTGGATTCGGCATGGTGCTGGCCTCCGGGTGTGGCAGCAAGACACTGGTGCGCATCGGCACGGGCAGCCTGAAATCACTGGTCGTGTTTTTCGTCATGGGGTTCGCGGCCTTTGCCACGTTGCGCGGTGTTCTCGCTGTGCTGCGGGTCAATACCGTCGACCTGGTGGCCTTCGACATCGCTTCGGGTGGGACACTTCCCATGTGGCTCACACAGTTCACGGGTATGGCACCGACCACAACAGGGCTGTTGGCAGCGCTGTTGATCGGCGGGGCGTTGGTGGTGTGGGCGCTGGCCAGCGCCGATTTCAGGAGCGCCAACAGCCTGTTGGGTGGTTTGGGCCTTGGGTCGGTGATTGCGTTGATGTGGTGGATCAGCGGTCACCTGGGTTTCGTGGCCGAGCACCCCGAGACACTCGACGCGGTGTACCTAGCCACCAACAGCGGGCGCATGGAATCGCTGACGTTCACAGCGCCCATGGCCTACACACTCGACTGGCTCATCCATTTCAGCGACACCTCCAAGGTGCTCACGCTGGGCGTTGTGTCGGTGGCCGGTGTGGTGGTGGGCGCCTTCATCGAAGCCCTGATGTCCCGCAGTTTTCGATGGGAAGGCTTTCGCAACACGCAGGACACAGCGCTGCACCTCGTTGGCGCGACGTGCATGGGCGTGGGCGGTGTCACGGCCCTCGGTTGCACGATCGGACAAGGTTTGTCGGGTCTGTCAACGCTCAGTCTCACCAGTGCGATCGCCGTGGTGGGCATCATGGCTGGCGCATGGCTGGGATTCCGTTTCCAGATCTGGCTGTTGGAGCGCGAATGA
- the ybgF gene encoding tol-pal system protein YbgF, which translates to MNSLWGALALVGACLWPLQAHALFDDDEARKAILDVRQKFDAYKQSNDAALGRLINELRENSATSQRSLLELSNQNEQLRAEIARLRGQNEQLARDVSELQRLQKDVQAGVDARLKQVEPVRVSLDGAEFVATPEEKRDFDAAMELLRKSEFGAASAAYGGLLRRYPSSGYTASALYWLGNAQYANRAYKESIDSHRRLVAQFPTHLRTPEAMLAMANSQVELKDGKAAQRTLETLVKSYPQSEAAAAGRERLARLR; encoded by the coding sequence TTGAACTCGTTGTGGGGCGCCCTGGCACTGGTGGGCGCCTGTTTGTGGCCCCTGCAGGCCCATGCCCTGTTTGACGACGATGAGGCGCGCAAGGCCATTCTGGACGTGCGCCAGAAGTTCGATGCTTACAAGCAATCGAACGATGCCGCCCTGGGTCGCCTCATCAACGAGTTGCGTGAAAACAGCGCCACGAGCCAGCGCAGCCTGCTGGAACTGTCCAACCAGAACGAGCAGTTGCGCGCTGAGATCGCCCGGCTGCGTGGTCAGAACGAGCAGCTGGCCCGCGATGTGTCTGAGTTGCAGCGCCTGCAGAAAGACGTGCAGGCTGGCGTGGATGCGCGGCTGAAGCAGGTTGAGCCCGTGCGGGTATCGCTCGACGGTGCAGAGTTTGTGGCCACGCCCGAAGAGAAGCGCGATTTCGATGCAGCAATGGAACTGCTGCGCAAATCCGAGTTTGGCGCGGCTTCGGCGGCATACGGTGGTTTGCTGCGCAGGTACCCCAGCAGCGGCTACACGGCTTCTGCTCTGTACTGGTTGGGCAATGCACAGTACGCCAACCGCGCCTACAAAGAGTCGATCGACAGCCACCGGCGCCTGGTGGCCCAGTTTCCTACGCATTTGCGCACCCCCGAGGCCATGCTCGCCATGGCCAACAGCCAGGTGGAGTTGAAGGATGGCAAAGCCGCTCAGCGCACACTGGAAACGTTGGTGAAAAGCTACCCGCAGTCCGAGGCTGCGGCAGCAGGACGCGAGCGGCTCGCGCGTTTGCGTTGA
- the pal gene encoding peptidoglycan-associated lipoprotein Pal — protein MPQHQTPTSRTWATRLASLMLVSALAACGSSVKLEDAPVEDRNTSTGQSGDGTTGVDPRNVAEVQVPGIDVPQPAALSRVVYFDYDSFAVRADSTAVLEANARFLKANPNRRVGLEGHTDERGSREYNIALGQKRAEAVRRALALLGVSESQMEPVSFGEERPAAMGMDETSYGKNRRVEVTYR, from the coding sequence ATGCCACAACACCAAACGCCCACCAGCCGCACCTGGGCAACCCGTCTCGCGAGCCTGATGCTTGTGTCCGCACTCGCTGCCTGCGGCTCCAGCGTGAAGCTCGAAGACGCACCCGTGGAAGACCGGAACACCAGCACCGGACAGTCGGGCGACGGCACGACAGGTGTTGATCCGCGCAATGTGGCCGAAGTCCAGGTTCCCGGCATTGACGTTCCGCAGCCGGCCGCGTTGTCGCGTGTGGTGTATTTCGACTACGACAGCTTTGCTGTTCGCGCGGATTCCACGGCTGTGCTGGAAGCCAATGCCCGCTTCCTCAAGGCCAATCCGAACCGCAGGGTGGGGCTTGAGGGTCACACCGACGAGCGCGGTAGCCGCGAGTACAACATCGCGCTGGGACAGAAACGCGCCGAGGCGGTGCGTCGCGCTCTGGCTTTGCTGGGCGTGTCCGAATCGCAGATGGAGCCGGTGAGCTTTGGCGAGGAGCGGCCGGCCGCCATGGGCATGGACGAAACCTCCTACGGCAAGAACCGACGCGTTGAAGTCACCTACCGCTGA
- the tolB gene encoding Tol-Pal system beta propeller repeat protein TolB — MQDLNRPEWLPSRRHLLTHAAALPLMALPLKDALAQFRVEVSGAGMTQIPISTAAFRGNSQVDQDIAAIVRADLERSGQFRFVEPLPVQIDENTRPDLAPWREKGTDALLTGSVSRLADGRFDVRFRLWDAVRAQDMGGLSFPASARELRFAAHKVADYVYEKLTGEKGVFATRIAYVTKVGQRHTLNVADSDGEGAQSAFSSSMPLSSPNWSPNGAQLAYVSFEARKAVIYSHDVASGRRRLLANFRGSNSAPSWSPDGRQLVAALAVTGNTQIHVLDTNGGAPRRLTQSASIDTEPVYSPDGRSIYFVSDRGGSPQIYRMGAQGDNPQRLTFVGSESTSPAPSPDGRWLAFISRVAGGDRVHVMELASGKVTVVSDTGSDENPSFAPNSRLILYATRAGGREALMTSTVDGRVKTRLATPQGDIREPDWGPFVR; from the coding sequence ATGCAGGATTTGAATCGACCCGAATGGCTGCCGTCCCGGCGGCATCTGTTGACCCATGCCGCCGCACTTCCGCTGATGGCGCTGCCCCTGAAAGACGCGCTGGCCCAGTTCAGGGTTGAAGTTTCTGGCGCCGGCATGACCCAGATCCCGATTTCGACGGCCGCCTTCCGGGGCAACAGCCAGGTGGATCAGGACATCGCGGCCATCGTCCGTGCCGACCTGGAGCGCAGTGGACAGTTCCGGTTCGTGGAACCCTTGCCCGTCCAGATCGACGAAAACACCCGGCCCGATCTGGCTCCGTGGCGCGAGAAAGGTACCGACGCCTTGTTGACAGGCAGCGTGTCGCGCCTGGCCGATGGGCGTTTTGATGTGCGTTTCCGGCTGTGGGACGCAGTGCGAGCCCAGGACATGGGCGGGCTGAGTTTTCCCGCTTCGGCTCGCGAGCTGCGTTTTGCGGCACACAAGGTCGCAGATTACGTGTACGAAAAGCTGACGGGCGAAAAAGGCGTGTTTGCCACGCGCATCGCTTACGTCACCAAGGTCGGCCAGCGTCACACCCTGAACGTGGCCGATTCCGACGGCGAGGGGGCGCAATCGGCCTTCTCCTCGTCGATGCCGCTGTCATCGCCCAACTGGTCGCCCAACGGCGCCCAATTGGCCTATGTGTCGTTTGAGGCGCGCAAGGCAGTGATCTATTCGCACGACGTGGCGTCCGGCAGGAGGCGGTTGCTGGCCAACTTCCGAGGCTCCAACAGCGCTCCTTCGTGGTCGCCCGATGGCCGCCAGTTGGTGGCCGCCCTCGCTGTCACAGGCAATACCCAGATCCATGTCCTGGACACCAACGGCGGTGCGCCGAGGCGACTGACACAGTCCGCCAGCATCGACACCGAACCGGTGTACAGCCCAGACGGTCGCTCCATCTATTTCGTGAGCGACCGCGGCGGGTCCCCGCAGATCTACCGCATGGGTGCGCAAGGTGACAACCCCCAGCGATTGACCTTTGTAGGCAGTGAAAGTACCTCTCCGGCGCCCAGTCCCGATGGTCGTTGGCTGGCGTTCATTTCCAGGGTCGCTGGTGGTGATCGCGTGCACGTGATGGAGCTTGCCAGCGGCAAGGTGACGGTGGTCAGTGACACCGGCTCCGACGAAAACCCGAGTTTTGCACCCAACAGCCGCCTGATTCTTTACGCCACGCGTGCCGGTGGTCGCGAGGCCCTGATGACGTCCACCGTGGACGGACGGGTCAAGACGCGCCTGGCCACCCCTCAGGGCGACATCCGTGAGCCCGACTGGGGGCCTTTCGTGCGCTGA
- the msbA gene encoding lipid A export permease/ATP-binding protein MsbA, with translation MISTQAPTPVPESSIRERLLRFWPYFRSAKTGIVMAAMCTLVGALTEPMIPALLKTLLDRGFAQGNVALWMVPAALLGLFGVRGLAGFLAQYALSYTANLGLLNLRRAMFAKLNDAQMTLFARQSASKLSNTLVYEVQTGSTMLVNALLTLTKDSLTLLALLGYLMYLNWKLTLIVLLLFPGLIVVMRVLSRRLYRLTRSSQQATDELAYVVEENALAHRMVRLHGAQQRQSERFEVLSVGLRRLALKSTIAQAAMTPLTQMLAAVALSAVIAVALWQSSSSGVTVGNFVAFVTAMLMLVAPIRHLAEIAGPITRGLAALERGLELIEETPEQSSGAHQIERVRGAIELNDVWVRYPSRDDTPQSGDDDLNRTALRGISLSVRPGEVLALVGPSGSGKTTLANLLPRFVEVLRGEVLLDGVALPSWDLKCLRRQFAMVSQDVIMLNDSLAANVALGAADGALDEHRVHAALSSANLGDLIARLPRGIHSNVGHNAAELSGGQRQRLAIARAIYKDAPILILDEATSALDNESERLVQEALARLMKGRTTLVIAHRLSTIEHADRVVVLANGQISEQGSHSELLKANGLYARLHAQGFKSDVATPT, from the coding sequence TTGATCTCCACCCAAGCCCCAACACCTGTTCCAGAGTCCAGCATCCGGGAGCGCTTGTTGCGCTTCTGGCCCTATTTCCGTTCGGCCAAAACGGGCATCGTGATGGCGGCCATGTGTACTCTGGTGGGGGCGTTGACCGAACCCATGATCCCGGCGCTGCTCAAGACGCTGCTGGACCGCGGGTTCGCACAGGGCAATGTCGCGCTCTGGATGGTCCCGGCGGCCCTGCTGGGGCTGTTTGGTGTGCGCGGCCTGGCGGGGTTTCTGGCGCAGTACGCGCTCTCGTACACCGCGAACCTGGGTTTGCTCAACCTGCGGCGCGCCATGTTCGCCAAGCTCAACGACGCACAGATGACGCTGTTCGCCCGCCAAAGCGCGAGCAAGCTGTCCAACACGCTGGTGTACGAAGTGCAAACGGGATCGACCATGCTGGTCAATGCCTTGCTCACGCTGACCAAAGACAGCCTGACGTTGCTGGCCCTGCTCGGCTACCTGATGTACCTGAACTGGAAGCTCACCCTGATCGTGCTGCTGCTGTTCCCCGGCCTGATTGTGGTGATGCGGGTGCTCTCGCGCAGGCTCTACCGGCTCACCCGCTCCAGTCAGCAGGCCACCGACGAGCTGGCGTACGTGGTGGAGGAAAACGCGCTGGCCCACCGCATGGTGCGCCTGCACGGTGCCCAGCAGCGCCAGTCGGAACGGTTTGAAGTGCTCAGCGTGGGCCTGCGCCGCCTGGCGCTCAAGTCCACCATCGCACAGGCGGCCATGACACCACTCACGCAGATGCTGGCGGCCGTGGCCTTGTCTGCCGTGATCGCCGTCGCTTTGTGGCAAAGCAGCAGCAGCGGCGTCACGGTGGGCAACTTCGTTGCGTTCGTGACCGCCATGCTGATGCTGGTCGCGCCGATCCGCCACCTCGCCGAAATCGCCGGCCCGATCACGCGTGGTCTGGCAGCCCTCGAACGTGGTCTGGAACTGATCGAAGAGACACCCGAACAATCCAGCGGCGCTCACCAGATCGAGCGGGTGCGAGGCGCCATCGAACTGAACGACGTGTGGGTCCGTTACCCCTCACGCGACGACACCCCCCAATCCGGAGACGACGACCTCAACCGAACCGCTCTGCGAGGCATCTCCTTGAGCGTTCGTCCGGGTGAAGTGCTGGCGCTCGTGGGTCCGTCGGGGTCGGGCAAGACGACGCTGGCGAACCTCCTGCCCCGTTTTGTCGAGGTGTTGCGCGGCGAGGTGTTGCTGGATGGGGTCGCCCTGCCCTCGTGGGATCTGAAGTGCCTTCGACGGCAGTTCGCCATGGTCAGCCAGGACGTGATCATGCTCAACGACAGTCTGGCAGCCAACGTGGCCCTGGGTGCGGCCGACGGTGCGCTGGACGAACACCGCGTGCACGCGGCCCTGTCGTCAGCCAACCTGGGAGACCTCATCGCGCGCCTGCCCCGGGGCATCCACAGCAACGTGGGGCACAACGCGGCCGAACTCTCGGGCGGCCAGCGCCAACGGCTGGCCATCGCCAGGGCCATCTACAAAGACGCGCCCATCCTCATCCTGGACGAAGCGACATCCGCACTGGACAACGAGTCCGAGCGGCTGGTTCAGGAGGCCCTGGCCAGACTGATGAAGGGGCGGACCACGCTGGTGATCGCCCACCGGCTCTCCACGATCGAACACGCGGATCGGGTGGTGGTGCTGGCCAATGGACAGATCTCTGAACAGGGATCACACAGCGAGCTGCTCAAGGCCAACGGACTGTATGCGCGCCTGCATGCGCAAGGTTTCAAGAGCGACGTGGCCACGCCCACCTGA
- a CDS encoding outer membrane beta-barrel protein: MVNTRFLLQLLGCAMLTLSAHAQPMNAPAARMTPYLFGSVGTAHDSVIHIAGDPGQSVGASDSRTALQLGAGMQFNELLGVEGFVQGGKRHGYVAASGQLQAQAVRTFGARLTLGGDVTDRLRLFGKAGLARVVHSGRAQWGAAAEGQGYSNRQSRALLGFGLTYRLTDRLALRADADHVFQRRNDTDTGWGNLDYFGLGLQYRY, translated from the coding sequence ATGGTCAACACCCGTTTCCTGCTGCAGTTGTTGGGCTGCGCCATGCTGACGCTGTCAGCCCACGCGCAACCGATGAACGCTCCCGCCGCCCGAATGACACCGTACCTCTTCGGATCGGTGGGCACCGCGCACGACAGCGTGATCCACATCGCCGGTGACCCGGGGCAGAGCGTGGGGGCGAGCGACAGCCGGACGGCCCTGCAGCTGGGTGCGGGCATGCAGTTCAACGAGCTGCTGGGTGTGGAAGGATTCGTTCAGGGCGGCAAGCGGCATGGGTATGTGGCCGCCAGCGGCCAGCTTCAGGCGCAGGCCGTGCGAACCTTCGGCGCTCGCCTGACACTGGGCGGTGACGTCACGGACCGGCTGCGGCTGTTTGGCAAGGCCGGCCTCGCGCGCGTGGTTCACAGTGGTCGCGCCCAGTGGGGCGCCGCGGCCGAAGGCCAGGGCTACAGCAACCGCCAGTCCCGCGCGCTACTCGGTTTTGGCCTGACCTACCGGCTGACGGACCGTCTGGCCCTGCGGGCCGATGCCGATCATGTCTTCCAGCGGCGCAACGACACAGACACCGGGTGGGGCAACCTCGACTATTTCGGGCTGGGCTTGCAGTACCGCTACTGA
- a CDS encoding Rne/Rng family ribonuclease, with protein MSQDILINWAPQETRVAVVEQGAVQEVHLERTLERGLVGNIYLGKVSRVLPGMQSAFIDIGLDRAAFLHVADLMPNIAAKHAAPRDKAPAAPADRAGEVANGHNNRVLAPDPVQPIERQIFEGQALMVQVLKDPIGTKGARLTAQISIAGRLLVFLPQDNHIGVSQKIPPAQREALRQRVMGLAAPKDGSATGGFILRTNAEDASDEELSEDIAYLRKTWRRIKEAGSRQPPGSLLHEDLNLMQRVLRDLVSAQTQSIRIDSKEQFGLLQTFAAEFMPDTGKKLQHYTGERPIFDLFNIDEDIARALSRRVDLKSGGYLVIDQTEALTTVDVNTGGFVGARNFDDTVFRTNLEAAQAIARQLRLRNLGGIVIVDFIDMVREDHRDAVLTEFRKQLARDRVKTMTGGFSQLGLLEMTRKRTRESLAHMLSEVCPACSGKGVVKTARSVCYDILREILREARAFNPREFRVVASAQVVELFLDEESQHLAGLSDFIGKPISLQSEGSMTQEQYDIVLL; from the coding sequence ATGAGCCAGGACATCTTGATCAATTGGGCGCCCCAGGAAACGCGTGTCGCGGTGGTGGAGCAGGGCGCTGTCCAGGAAGTGCATCTCGAACGCACGCTCGAGCGCGGTCTGGTGGGCAACATCTACCTGGGCAAGGTGTCCCGCGTGCTGCCTGGCATGCAATCGGCGTTCATCGACATCGGTCTGGATCGGGCGGCTTTTCTGCACGTGGCCGACCTCATGCCCAACATCGCGGCCAAACACGCCGCGCCACGCGACAAGGCCCCTGCGGCGCCCGCTGACAGAGCAGGGGAGGTTGCCAATGGGCACAACAACCGCGTGCTGGCACCCGACCCGGTCCAGCCGATCGAGCGGCAGATCTTCGAAGGCCAGGCGCTGATGGTGCAGGTGCTCAAGGACCCGATCGGCACCAAGGGCGCGCGCCTGACAGCGCAGATCAGCATCGCGGGCCGCTTGCTCGTGTTCCTGCCGCAAGACAACCACATTGGCGTTTCACAGAAGATCCCTCCCGCCCAGCGCGAGGCCTTGCGACAACGGGTGATGGGACTGGCCGCGCCCAAGGACGGCAGTGCCACCGGGGGATTCATCCTGCGCACCAACGCCGAGGACGCGAGCGACGAAGAGCTGTCAGAAGACATCGCGTACCTGCGCAAGACCTGGCGGCGCATCAAGGAGGCGGGCTCGCGCCAACCGCCTGGCTCGCTGCTGCACGAAGACCTGAACCTGATGCAACGTGTGTTGCGCGACTTGGTGAGCGCCCAGACGCAGTCCATCCGCATCGACTCGAAAGAGCAGTTTGGCCTGCTGCAAACCTTCGCCGCAGAGTTCATGCCGGACACCGGCAAGAAGCTGCAGCACTACACCGGCGAGCGGCCCATCTTCGACCTGTTCAACATCGACGAGGACATCGCCCGCGCGCTCAGTCGTCGGGTGGACCTGAAGTCGGGCGGGTACCTGGTGATCGACCAGACCGAAGCGCTGACCACGGTCGATGTGAACACCGGCGGTTTTGTCGGTGCCCGCAATTTCGACGACACGGTGTTCCGCACCAACCTTGAAGCGGCCCAGGCGATTGCCCGTCAGCTGCGTTTGCGCAACCTCGGCGGCATCGTCATCGTGGATTTCATCGACATGGTCCGGGAAGACCACCGCGATGCCGTGCTCACCGAGTTCCGTAAACAGCTGGCCCGTGACCGGGTCAAAACCATGACCGGTGGTTTCTCCCAGCTGGGCCTGCTGGAGATGACGCGCAAACGCACCCGCGAATCGCTGGCCCACATGCTCAGCGAGGTCTGTCCGGCCTGCAGCGGCAAGGGCGTGGTCAAGACGGCGCGCAGTGTCTGCTACGACATCCTGCGCGAGATCCTGCGTGAGGCGCGAGCTTTCAACCCGCGGGAGTTTCGGGTCGTGGCGTCGGCACAGGTGGTGGAGTTGTTCCTCGACGAGGAGAGTCAGCACCTCGCCGGTCTGTCCGACTTCATTGGCAAGCCGATTTCGCTCCAGTCCGAGGGTTCGATGACGCAGGAGCAGTACGACATCGTGTTGCTGTGA
- a CDS encoding Maf family protein, with product MTDFIYLASQSPRRKQLLEQWGVRCELLLPDADEDAESLEAVLPGEAPAAYVQRVTGLKLQASLARLKRRGLPPAPVLCADTTVALGRRILGKPADAADACAMLADLAGRRHRVLTAVAVGLPGARKDRQWTALSTAWVAFAPLTPAQIRRYVHSGEPMGKAGAYAIQGQAALWTRHISGSYSGIMGLPAHETAQVLGAAGIRLL from the coding sequence ATGACCGATTTCATCTACCTCGCCTCCCAGAGTCCACGCCGAAAACAGCTGCTGGAACAGTGGGGCGTGCGCTGCGAGTTGCTGTTGCCCGACGCCGACGAAGATGCCGAGTCGCTGGAAGCGGTGCTGCCCGGCGAGGCGCCGGCCGCCTACGTGCAACGCGTGACCGGTCTCAAACTGCAGGCTTCGCTGGCGCGACTCAAGCGCCGGGGCCTGCCGCCAGCCCCCGTGCTGTGTGCGGATACCACCGTGGCGCTGGGGCGGCGCATCCTGGGCAAGCCGGCCGATGCGGCCGATGCCTGCGCCATGCTGGCCGATCTGGCGGGGCGCCGCCACCGCGTGCTGACCGCCGTGGCCGTGGGTCTGCCGGGGGCACGCAAAGACCGCCAGTGGACCGCTCTGTCCACGGCGTGGGTGGCCTTTGCGCCGCTCACCCCCGCCCAGATCCGCCGTTACGTGCACAGCGGTGAACCCATGGGCAAAGCCGGGGCCTATGCCATCCAGGGTCAGGCGGCACTGTGGACCCGGCACATCAGCGGCAGCTATTCGGGCATCATGGGCTTGCCCGCGCACGAGACGGCGCAGGTGCTGGGCGCTGCCGGCATAAGGCTGCTGTGA
- the rlmH gene encoding 23S rRNA (pseudouridine(1915)-N(3))-methyltransferase RlmH produces MKLVIVAVGQRMPDWAQTAYDDYAKRFPPELRVEIKTVKTEPRGSKTVETVMAAERERIVSALPKGCRTVVLDERGTTLTTKALAQQLQQWQLGGDDVALVIGGPDGLEPAFRAAAHQRIRLSDLTLPHAMVRVLLIEQLYRAWSINANHPYHRE; encoded by the coding sequence ATGAAGCTGGTGATCGTCGCGGTCGGGCAACGCATGCCCGACTGGGCCCAGACCGCCTACGACGATTACGCCAAGCGCTTTCCGCCCGAGTTGCGGGTGGAGATCAAGACCGTCAAGACCGAGCCGCGCGGCTCCAAGACCGTGGAAACGGTCATGGCCGCCGAGCGCGAGCGCATCGTGTCGGCCCTGCCCAAAGGCTGTCGCACCGTGGTGCTCGACGAACGCGGCACCACGCTCACGACCAAGGCCCTGGCCCAGCAACTGCAGCAGTGGCAACTGGGTGGAGACGACGTGGCGCTGGTGATCGGTGGACCTGACGGCCTGGAGCCGGCGTTCCGCGCCGCGGCCCACCAGCGCATCCGGCTTTCCGACCTGACGCTGCCCCACGCCATGGTGCGGGTGCTGCTGATCGAGCAGCTCTACCGCGCCTGGTCGATCAACGCCAATCACCCTTACCACCGCGAGTGA
- the rsfS gene encoding ribosome silencing factor: MTSETTAKKDIQKLQRAIVDGLEDVKGQDIVVFNTESMSPLFERVIIASGTSNRQTKALAASVRDAVREAGFDKPRIEGEDNGEWIIVDCGAAVAHVMQPVIRQYYRLEEIWGAKPVRLKHGDDKVVEVKPVAKKAATKTTKKGVVKDVKPVDAKSVARKAAKAVSAAAAAAPAKTAAKPGTKTGVKAVAKTAAKPTAKTAASTTTRKPAAKAAPTKAPLKTVVVKPKSATRPAAKSAAKPTAKRASPATKVAAKSAPKKRA; this comes from the coding sequence ATGACCAGCGAAACCACCGCCAAAAAAGACATCCAGAAACTCCAGCGGGCCATCGTGGATGGACTGGAAGACGTCAAGGGACAAGACATCGTGGTCTTCAACACCGAGTCGATGTCGCCCCTGTTTGAGCGCGTGATCATCGCCAGCGGCACCTCCAACCGCCAGACCAAGGCGCTCGCCGCCAGCGTGCGTGATGCCGTGCGCGAGGCCGGTTTCGACAAGCCCCGCATCGAAGGCGAAGACAACGGCGAATGGATCATCGTGGACTGTGGCGCTGCCGTGGCGCACGTGATGCAGCCCGTGATCCGCCAGTACTACCGTCTCGAAGAAATCTGGGGCGCCAAGCCGGTGCGTCTGAAGCATGGCGACGACAAGGTCGTTGAGGTCAAGCCTGTGGCGAAGAAGGCCGCGACCAAGACGACCAAAAAGGGCGTGGTCAAGGACGTGAAGCCGGTGGATGCGAAGTCGGTGGCCCGCAAGGCCGCCAAGGCGGTTTCTGCCGCTGCGGCCGCCGCACCGGCGAAAACCGCGGCCAAGCCTGGCACCAAAACCGGTGTGAAGGCCGTGGCCAAGACCGCGGCAAAACCCACTGCAAAGACCGCCGCATCCACCACCACGCGCAAGCCCGCAGCCAAGGCAGCGCCCACGAAGGCGCCCTTGAAGACGGTGGTGGTCAAGCCCAAGTCGGCCACCCGTCCGGCCGCCAAATCAGCGGCCAAACCCACGGCCAAGCGCGCTTCCCCTGCGACCAAGGTTGCGGCCAAGTCGGCTCCCAAGAAGAGGGCATGA